A portion of the Cydia strobilella chromosome 5, ilCydStro3.1, whole genome shotgun sequence genome contains these proteins:
- the LOC134741450 gene encoding adenylate cyclase type 9 has translation MSAPSGCVNCSDGSEKSDLKHEAECSEGEDAQIRLAPHVQAYLAHNSPTTNCCGLTIPIAFERAAPGTWWNPRFDSKILEGQYRHSSFRQIRLRFRFALLYILIFSISWFIYFVVLGLNGMTVKWPFLCSIFAGVLLITSVMLYVTFTNVYKGYTFKISLVMALALCTLSLSLVTLTTQVQTHGLPPRSADISQSGHFIMCIEILLIIYTLTPLPLFACVITGILYSIVFEVLNIVLHLTEQEWQGPGLFVRVLLQMCVHIIGIHIYLMTFVRMRGTFMKVGQSLLVRRQLEMEKQLKEKMIHSVMPPKLASCLMEEQVLESEPNVKNHHDPLNARSSNPAAGDIKSLFRPFNMSCMDNVSILFADIVGFTRMSSNKGAEELVNILNDLFEKFDELCQIHGCEKISTLGDCYYCVSGCPEPRPDHATCCVEMGIGMIDAIQEFDRERGEGINMRVGVHTGTVLCGIVGTRRFKFDVWSNDVSFANKMESSGKPGRVHVSEETTRFLGGSYVLEEGEEVFGHKTYFIEGRQLSSPYDHEQCLPPSNPVNLRFIISPAASPQSVLSFMQPPRSPQSPQGFNDARKSDNYLSPAPFHFRAKASSLPSILDSDEMDEKREKGFPERTDSSSKSPTSIGSYGKYASKLKNWKVSKFLRKHSDTPLHAIKKQELNDADKTFNLLSCGDAPSSNGYQQVPIVIEVQDTKARPTSSKLNTPVNPDMVSFEKEIIDIRSYLSQSRSNMSPFARSSSYRSQCGRPTNIDIPVCRARSSTLATQGELRACLRNRQEDSVSLCPSVNSRKDSGIRSTSRRSSIQQQIFALNHTAIPVSQHDMMQHRVSGYYTSSQSSLNEPSGGARGARGARLPPPLNDQQVHSLQKLRKQSDLQLIRCVQDNARSGINYFVQPPLNRFTLFFKAPEIEAQYRDKAHRSDDCEDFPPTLTTSRFNTALDILVSAIIFLAVSVSIFVLYHAWRQWIGWFALFTAIEAITISCCVYRHYLKWKTKGNPPVTVNIRRSVKIFRKLTDWFPWHLSGGLLISLPILAILINFSCNYTTMPILKGEQSFYVYLLCISIVHFCNFTQMNWLVKNTLVTVYAGLFLFLAVLGCHEVNTQYLDADIMRPSVLAATYNTSLNATNDYPDDWLENSTETGESMLHKMHLTELYLDIVLLLMLVWFLNREFEISYRLSFYSNVVANRDKQRVQNMRNQADWLLHNIIPRHVADQLKNTAKYSENHKDVGIIFASIVNFNEMYDESYLKGKEYLRVLNELIADFDELLERPEFRHVEKIKTIGSTFMAASGLNPDLRHSSRGSHDHLYQLMDFALEMQKVVDNFNQDLLEFDFILRIGYNFGDVTAGVIGTTKLYYDIWGDAVNIASRMDSTGVVKRIQVGEACIPVLSPIYEFEQRGSVYVKGKDDMNVYLLVRKK, from the exons ATGAGTGCCCCAAGCGGGTGTGTCAACTGCAGTGATGGCTCGGAGAAGTCTGACCTGAAGCATGAGGCAGAGTGCTCAGAGGGAGAAGATGCACAAATTAGACTGGCGCCTCATGTGCAGGCATACCTCGCACACAATAGCCCTACAACCAACTGCTGTGGGCTCACCATCCCCATTGCCTTTGAAAGGGCCGCCCCGGGTACATGGTGGAATCCCAGATTTGATTCCAAAATACTTGAAGGCCAATATAGACATAGTTCCTTTAGACAAATAAGATTACGATTCAG ATTTGCACTTttatacattttgatattttctaTATCATGGTTTATCTACTTtgtggtcctgggtttgaacgGCATGACAGTGAAATGGCCATTTCTGTGTTCTATATTTGCTGGAGTCCTGTTGATAACATCTGTCATGTTGTATGTCACATTTACTAATGTATACAAGGGGTATACATTCAAGATATCCTTGGTTATGGCCCTAGCGCTGTGCACTCTTAGCCTGTCACTTGTGACGCTCACCACACAGGTGCAGACGCATGGGCTGCCTCCCCGCTCGGCCGACATCAGCCAATCAGGACACTTCATCATGTGCATAGAAATCCTTTTAATTATATACACACTTACACCTCTACCACTTTTTGCCTGTGTTATCACTGGGATTTTATATTCAATTGTTTTTGAAGTGTTGAACATTGTGTTGCATCTGACTGAACAGGAATGGCAAGGTCCCGGGCTATTTGTGAGGGTCCTGCTGCAGATGTGTGTGCACATTATcggaatacatatatatttaatgacattTGTCAGAATGCGGGGTACGTTTATGAAAGTAGGCCAGAGTCTGTTGGTGCGAAGGCAGCTAGAAATGGAGAAGCAGTTGAAAGAGAAAATGATACATTCAGTCATGCCTCCAAAGCTTGCGAGCTGCCTGATGGAGGAGCAAGTTTTAGAATCAGAGCCTAATGTGAAGAATCATCATGATCCACTCAATGCGAGGTCTTCTAATCCTGCAGCAGGAGATATTAAGTCACTGTTCCGACCATTTAACATGAGCTGTATGGACAATGTCAGTATTTTATTCGCTGATATTGTCGGTTTTACGAGAATGTCCAGTAACAAAGGTGCTGAAGAGTTAGTAAATATATTGAATGATTTGTTTGAGAAGTTTGATGAGCTGTGTCAGATACACGGCTGCGAGAAGATCTCGACGCTAGGGGACTGTTATTATTGCGTGTCGGGCTGCCCGGAGCCGCGCCCGGACCACGCCACATGCTGCGTAGAGATGGGGATAG GTATGATAGATGCTATCCAAGAATTCGACAGAGAGCGCGGGGAGGGCATCAACATGAGAGTGGGCGTGCACACAGGCACGGTGCTGTGCGGGATCGTGGGCACCCGCCGGTTTAAGTTCGACGTCTGGAGCAACGACGTCTCCTTCGCCAACAAGATGGAGTCCTCCGGCAAACCCGGACGAGTACATGTCTCTGAAGAGACCACCAGGTTTCTCGGAGGCTCGTATGTTCTCGAAGAAGGCGAGGAAGTATTTG GTCATAAAACATACTTCATAGAGGGCCGTCAGCTGAGCTCACCGTATGACCACGAGCAGTGCCTCCCGCCCTCCAACCCCGTCAACTTGCGCTTCATTATATCCCCCGCAGCATCCCCTCAGTCCGTCCTTTCTTTCATGCAACCCCCGCGCTCCCCCCAATCTCCGCAAGGCTTTAATGACGCTCGGAAATCGGACAACTATCTGTCGCCAGCACCCTTCCATTTCCGTGCTAAGGCTAGTTCGCTGCCCAGTATATTGGACTCCGACGAAATGGATGAAAAAAGGGAGAAAGGGTTTCCGGAGAGAACCGACAGCTCATCTAAAAGTCCTACGTCTATAG GAAGTTACGGCAAGTACGCGAGTAAGTTGAAGAATTGGAAGGTGTCTAAATTCTTAAGAAAACATTCCGATACCCCATTGCACGCAATAAAAAAGCAAGAATTAAATGATGCCgacaaaacatttaatttactaTCGTGCGGCGACGCGCCGTCGAGCAACGGTTACCAGCAAGTGCCTATAGTGATAGAGGTTCAGGACACTAAGGCCAGGCCGACCAGCAGCAAGCTCAACACGCCGGTGAATCCCGACATGGTGTCGTTTGAGAAGGAGATCATCGATATTCGGTCGTACCTGAGCCAGTCAAGGAGTAACATGTCGCCGTTCGCGAGAAGTAGCAGCTATAGATCGCAGTGCGGAAGGCCTACTAATATTGAC ATCCCCGTGTGCCGCGCGCGCAGCTCGACGCTGGCCACGCAAGGGGAGCTGCGCGCGTGCTTGCGCAACCGGCAGGAGGACTCCGTCAGCCTGTGCCCGTCCGTCAACAGCCGCAAGGACAGCGGCATACGGAGCACCAGCCGCCGGTCTAGTATACAGCAGCAG ATATTTGCCCTGAACCACACGGCGATACCGGTGTCGCAGCACGACATGATGCAGCACCGCGTGTCCGGCTACTACACGTCCTCGCAGTCCTCGCTCAACGAGCCCTCCGGGGgggcgcggggggcgcggggggcgCGCCTGCCGCCGCCGCTCAACGACCAGCAGGTGCACTCCTTGCAGAAGCTGCGCAAGCAGTCCGACCTGCAGCTCATCCGCTGCGTGCAGGACAACGCCAGGTCGGGCATCAACTACTTCGTCCAACCGCCCCTCAACAGATTCACTCTCTTCTTCAAGGCGCCAGAGATAGAGGCGCAATATCGCGACAAAGCGCACCGAAGCGACGATTGCGAGGATTTCCCTCCGACTCTGACCACTTCAAGATTTAACACCGCTTTAGATATTCTTGTTTCTGCTATAATCTTCTTAGCCGTTTCCgtttcgatatttgttttgtatcACGCGTGGAGACAGTGGATCGGGTGGTTCGCGCTCTTCACTGCCATAGAGGCTATAACGATATCCTGCTGCGTCTACCGACACTACTTGAAATGGAAGACGAAAGGGAACCCTCCCGTCACGGTCAACATCCGGCGGTCCGTGAAGATATTTAGGAAATTAACGGATTGGTTCCCGTGGCATTTATCGGGCGGGCTGCTAATCAGCCTGCCGATTCTggctattttaataaatttctcCTGTAATTACACGACGATGCCCATTCTGAAAGGAGAGCAGTCCTTTTACGTGTATCTGTTGTGCATTAGCATAGTCCACTTTTGTAATTTCACCCAAATGAACTGGCTGGTGAAGAACACTTTGGTGACTGTATATGCTGGCCTCTTCCTGTTCCTCGCCGTGCTCGGATGTCACGAAGTAAATACTCAATATTTAGACGCTGATATTATGCGGCCTTCAGTACTAGCCGCTACTTATAATACCTCATTAAACGCAACCAATGACTATCCTGACGACTGGTTAGAGAACAGTACCGAGACCGGCGAAAGCATGCTGCACAAGATGCATTTAACGGAGCTTTATTTAGACATAGTTTTGCTGCTGATGCTGGTATGGTTTCTCAATAGAGAGTTTGAGATCAGCTATCGCCTCAGTTTCTACAGCAACGTTGTAGCCAACCGGGATAAGCAGAGGGTTCAGAACATGCGAAACCAAGCGGACTGGCTCCTCCACAACATCATCCCGCGCCACGTCGCCGACCAGCTCAAGAACACCGCCAAGTATTCTGAAAACCACAAGGACGTCGGTATTATCTTCGCTAGCATAGTCAATTTCAATGAAATGTACGACGAGTCCTACTTAAAGGGAAAGGAATACCTTAGAGTTCTGAACGAGCTAATCGCGGATTTCGACGAGCTATTAGAGAGACCGGAGTTTAGGCACGTGGAAAAGATCAAAACTATCGGGAGCACGTTTATGGCGGCTAGCGGACTCAATCCAGACTTGAGGCACTCTTCCCGCGGCTCGCACGATCATCTCTACCAGCTGATGGACTTTGCTTTAGAAATGCAGAAAGTTGTAGACAACTTTAATCAAGATTTGCTAGAGTTCGATTTCATTCTTCGGATCGGATATAACTTTGGGGATGTTACGGCTGGGGTTATCGGCACTACCAAATTGTACTATGACATTTGGGGCGACGCGGTGAACATCGCGTCTCGGATGGACTCGACGGGAGTCGTGAAGCGTATCCAAGTGGGCGAGGCGTGCATCCCCGTCTTGTCACCCATCTACGAGTTCGAACAGCGCGGCAGCGTGTACGTGAAAGGCAAAGACGATATGAACGTATATCTCTtagtcagaaaaaaataa
- the LOC134741451 gene encoding uncharacterized protein LOC134741451 has translation MVLCRLSFLILFIAIGINETVSKIESVHNTTTSAPKNLLQKEDNSTRKEMSLPIEGGGNIVVTPRNPSLLKENDGILLSKMPSEEFGDTSTKTRGHVVGRTGAPVIPYVKEISTKSPVVIQKSTIVTKLTNTTTAVPPPSSTKAPHKPTVLKYEEESSIVADKTSHPGISDGASKIETNKAGSHPGMIMPIVIAILVVPLLAVLGYMTIKRGQEAWKNRHYKRMDFLLDGMYND, from the coding sequence ATGGTTTTGTGTCGATTAAGTTTTCTTATCCTATTTATAGCCATAGGAATAAATGAGACTGTGTCTAAAATCGAATCTGTCCACAATACCACAACAAGTGCACCTAAAAACTTGTTACAAAAAGAAGACAACAGCACTAGGAAAGAAATGTCTTTGCCCATCGAAGGTGGTGGTAATATTGTAGTTACGCCGCGAAATCCATCgttattaaaagaaaatgatGGTATTTTATTATCTAAGATGCCGTCTGAGGAGTTTGGAGATACTTCTACTAAAACTAGAGGACACGTCGTGGGCAGAACAGGTGCTCCGGTAATTCCGTACGTAAaggaaatttcaactaaatctccTGTTGTTATTCAGAAAAGTACTATCGTAACTAAGCTTACAAATACAACAACAGCAGTGCCTCCTCCATCATCAACTAAGGCCCCTCATAAGCCCACAGTTTTAAAATATGAAGAAGAAAGCAGCATAGTTGCAGATAAAACATCTCATCCCGGAATAAGTGATGGGGCATCCAAAATCGAGACTAACAAGGCAGGCAGCCATCCAGGGATGATAATGCCTATTGTAATAGCAATACTTGTAGTACCTTTGCTTGCCGTGCTGGGCTACATGACTATAAAGAGAGGACAAGAAGCCTGGAAGAATAGGCATTATAAAAGGATGGACTTTTTACTTGATGGGATGTATAATGACTAA